A segment of the Deltaproteobacteria bacterium genome:
GCGTCCTGGGGACCGGTGATCGCTGCCAGGGCCGCGCGTTGCACCATGGATGGCACACCGGAAACCATGTGCTCCATCAACTTTTCCATTTCGTCAATGAAGGGTTGAGGCGCAACGCAGTATCCTATTCGCCAGCCGGTCATGGCATAGGTTTTTGAAAGGGTGAAGGCGGAAATGGTCCATTCTTTCATCCCTTCAAGAGATCCAATGCTGATGTGTTTTCTGTCGCCGTAGACGATGTCTTCGTAAGGTTCATCGGACAGAACGAAAATGCCGTTTTTCTGCGCAAGGTGAGCGATCGGCTCGAGAACCTGAAGATCGAATACCGCCCCGGTAGGATTAGACGGCGTATTGATGATCATCAGCTTCGTCTTTGGCGTGATGGCTTTTTTCACATCGTCAGGGTCTACCTGAAATCCATTTTCTTCCCTTGCAGGAACCCTGACCGGAATCCCGGAAAATAAACCGATCTGGGAATAATAGTCATATCCAGGATCAACAACAATCACCTCATCGCCGGTATCCACCAGGTGGAGCATGGTGTTGAAAATGACCTGCATCGCCCCCACGGATATGAAAATTTCCGATTCGGGATCGGCATCAATCCGGTTGCGATACTT
Coding sequences within it:
- a CDS encoding pyridoxal phosphate-dependent aminotransferase; the encoded protein is QGVQWSGIRIMSALAEKIPDVVNLGIGQPDFDTPVHIRQAATDALEGGYTRYPPSKGYLDLRRAAAEKLKYRNRIDADPESEIFISVGAMQVIFNTMLHLVDTGDEVIVVDPGYDYYSQIGLFSGIPVRVPAREENGFQVDPDDVKKAITPKTKLMIINTPSNPTGAVFDLQVLEPIAHLAQKNGIFVLSDEPYEDIVYGDRKHISIGSLEGMKEWTISAFTLSKTYAMTGWRIGYCVAPQPFIDEMEKLMEHMVSGVPSMVQRAALAAITGPQDAVRKMVAEYDQRRNLVHQGLHAIDGIRCLRPEATFYAFPNITGLGRTSWDFAKYLVREHHVAVVPGSIFGNNGEGYIRVSFAVDQASLNEGIKRIKNAAEALALTA